The genomic window TTCCTGGTCAAGGCGGCGTCTGGCCAATGGGGGGTGATGGACCCCACCAACGGCTATACCGCCATCCACCGCCGGGCCCTGGAAGAACTGGACCTGGGCCGTCTGGCCGAACGCTATTTCTTCGAAAGCGACATGCTGATCCAGCTGGGCATGGCGGGACTGCCGGTGGAGGACGTGGCCATGCCCGCCCGCTATGGCGACGAGGAATCCTCCCTGTCGGTGGCCAGGGTGCTGCGCGAATTTCCGCCGCTGTTGCTGAAGGGGTTCTTAAAGCGCCTGCTGTTTCGCTATTTCGTCAGCGACTTCACCATCGCCTCGCTTTATCTCCTGATCGGCGTGCCGCTGCTGGGTTTCGGCCTGGTGGAAGGCATCGGCCAATGGATCGCCTCGGTGGCCAGCGGCGTGCCGCGCACCGCGGGCACCGTCATGCTGGCCGCCATGCCGACCATCTTGGGATTCCAGCTCCTGCTGCAAGCCATCGCCCACGACGTCCAGTCGGCGCCGAGGGCTCGACCACCGTCATAGGCGGCGGCGACGAATTCACCACGAAGGCGCAGAGGCACGAAGGAACACAAAGCAGGAAAGTAAACTTTTCCTTCCCCCTCCTTCGTGCCTTCGAGCCTTCGTGGTGAATCTTTGTCCTTATCCCCCCGCCAAGGCGTCGAACAGCCTGACGCCATAGCCCGTCGCCGTCTCAGGACACAGAGGGTCGTCCTCGTCGGCGAATTCGCGTCCCGCCATGTCGATATGGGCCCAAGGCAGCCCCTCGGGCACGAAGTGCTGGAGGAAACGCGCCGCGTCGTCATTGTCGGGCACGTCGCCCCAGGAACAGTGCTTGAGGTCAGCGATATCGGATTTCAGATCCTCGTCGCAGGCCTCGGTCAGCGGCAACCGCCACAGGGGCTCGTCCTCGGCCTTGGCGTGCTTCAGCAAACGCTTGGCCAGCAGATCGTCATTGCAGTAAAGACCGGCATATTCCGCGTCCAGCAATTCCTCGGTGGTGCCAGTCAGGGTGGCGATGTCGATTATGGCGGCGGGCTTCAATCGCTCCGCCGCCCAGGCCAGGGCATCGGCCAGGACCAGACGCCCCTCGGCATCGGTATCGATCACCTCCACCGTTTGGCCGGAGAAGGATTTCACCACGTCACCGGGCCGCTGGGCCGATCCCGACGGCATGTTCTCGGCCAGGGCCAGCACGCCGCACACATGGGCCTTGGCCTTTCGGCCAGCGACGGCGCGCATGGCGCCGATGACGGCCGCCGCCCCGGCCATGTCGGCCTTCATGGCGTCCATGTCCTCGTCATCGAATTTGATGGTGATGCCGCCAGTGTCGAAGGTAATGCCCTTGCCCACCAGGACCAGCGGCTTGCCTTCGGCGCCCTTCCAGCGCAGCACAACGAAGCGGGGCGGCCGTTTGCTGCCTTGGCCCACCGCCGCCAGCAGATTAAGCCCCTGAATCCTGAGGGCCGCCTCGTCCAGCACGGTGACCTCGACGCCCAGAGCTTCCAACTGCCGGGCGGCCTGAGCGAATTCGTCGGGCCCCAGCACATTGGCGGGCTCGTCGGTGAGATCGCGGGCCAGGAACACCCCTTGCGCCACCGCCTCGCGGGCGGCGAAGAGCCGCGCCGCCGCGTCGGGTTCGGCGCAGCAGATCACCACATGATCCAGCACGGGCGGGACATCGTCCTCGTCATCAAGATCGTATTTCGTGCGGTATTTGGAAAGCGGGCGATAGCCTTTGAGCCGCAACCCATAGGCCAGCTCCGCCACCTGTTCAGGCGGCAGATCGAGCAGCACCGAGAATGATTTGGCGCGGCTTTCGTCCAACTCGTCCAGCAAGGCGGCACCGATGCGCCGCAACCGCCGGGCATCGAGCTTGCGCCCCTTGCCCAGCCCGAACACCACCAGACAGGCCAGGGGTGCCTTTGGCACCAGCAGCAGTTCGGTTTCCTCGGCATCGCCGTCAAAGCCCAGCCGCTTCAGCCCCTTGCGCAAGGAACCGTCCTCGTCCAACGCGGTAAAGGACGGCGTGGCCAGACGCCCCCGCCACAGCCCGACGGCAACAGCGCCGTCGAACGTGGCGGGAGGAGAGCGGAAGGTGATGCGCATTCCATGTCTCCCCCTCGCCCCCCTTTAAGGGGGGAGAGGGATTATTCCTACTTCTTATCCTCGTAGAAATCAGCCACCAGCCGGTCCAGCAGGCGCACGCCGAAAGCGGTGGCGCCCTTCGGGCAGGTGGCTGCGTCCTTCTTGCTCCAGGCCACACCGGCGATGTCCAGATGGGCCCAGGCCACGTCGTTGGTGAAGCGCTTGAGGAACTGGGCGGCGGTGATGGACCCGCCCTCACGTCCGCCCACATTCTTCATATCGGCGATATCGGACTTGATCTGCTTGTCGTAGGACTCGCCCAAAGGCAGGCGCCAAAGCTTCTCGTCCACCGCCTTGCCAGCCGCTGTCAGGCGGTCGGCAAGCTTGTCGTCGGACGCCATCAAACCGGCATATTCGTTGCCCAGCGCGATGATGATGGCGCCGGTCAGCGTGGCCAGATCCACCATGAATTTCGGCTTGAAGCGGTCCTGGGTGTACCAAAGGGCATCGGCCAGAACCAGGCGTCCCTCGGCATCGGTGTTGATCACCTCGATGGTCTGGCCCGACATGGAGGTCACCACGTCGCCGGGGCGCTGGGCGGTGCCCGAGGGCATGTTTTCCACCAGCCCGACCACGCCGATGGCGTTGACTTTTGCCTTACGGCCCGCCAGGGCGGCCAGGGCGCCGATGACGGCGCCAGCACCCGCCATGTCCCACTTCATGTCTTCCATGCCGCCGCCCGGCTTGATGGAAATGCCGCCGGAATCGAAGGTGACGCCCTTGCCGACGAAGGCCACCGGGGCCTCGTCCTTCTTGGCGGCATTGGACCAGCGCATGACCACCAGCTTGGATTCGCGCTCCGAGCCCTGGCCCACGCCCAGCAGCGAGCCCATGCCCAGCTTCTTCATCTGCTTCTCGCCCAGGACCTCGACCTCGACGCCGAGATCCTTGAGGCTCTCGGCCTTCTCGGCCAGCGATTCGGGGTGAATGATATTGGCGGGTTCAGACACCACGTCGCGGGTCAGGAACACCGCGTCGGCCACCTTGTCCAGCGTTCCAAACGCCGCCTTGGCATCCGATGCCGCATCGGTCAGCAGGGAAAGCTTCTTCAAGGAGGGCTTGTCCTCCTTCTTCTGCTTGGTCATGTATTTGTCGAAGCGGTACGAACGCAGCCGGGCGCCCAGCGCCGCCTGGGCGGCAAACTCGGCGGGCGACAGGGGCGAGCCCGGAATGACGTCGAGCGCCACCGCCACATCGGCATCGCCCGAGGTCTGCAACTGCCCGACCACCGTGCCTCCGAAGCCCTGGGCCGCCAGGGCGTCCAGATCCTTGCCCTTGCCCAATCCCACCAGCAGGACGCGGCTGAGTTCCAGCCCCGAGGGAGCCAGGATCAGCAGCGTCTGGCCCTTCTTGCCCTCGAATCGGCCCGAGGCGGCGATGGCGCGCGCCAGTCCGCCCTTGGCCTGGGCGTCAAGGGCCTGGGCAGTGCCGGTCAGCACCTTGCCTTCGAGAATGCCGAGGGCGATGGCCCCGGTGGTGGGCAGGGAGGGCTTGGAAAAGGCGATCTTCATGGACATCCTCGCGGCTCGGAACATTGGGATGGAATTCACTTCCTCTCAATGTAGCGCGCTGGGCCGGGAAGGAAAGAGGGTATGCCGTATTCCAGTGCGCGGAGCGCGGCGAAATGCGGCTAGGCCCAAGAGACCTGGACCATCAGGCCCCTTCGGTCTGCTTTTCCGCGTCGTCCTCGGCCTCTTCCTCGATATGCTCGATTTCGGCCATCTTGGGATGCTCGCCCGACAGCAGCCAGATCAGCCCGCCCGGAAGGGCGGTGACGATGCTGCTCAGCCCGAACATCAGGCCCAGGACGGCGGCCGAGCCGGGCGCCACGCCCACCCAGCCGAAGGCCACGATCATGATGTTTTCCCGCAAGCCGAAGCCCGCGATGGAAATGGGCAGCGTCAGCGCCAGGATCACCGGCGGGAACAGGATCAGACAGTCCAGAAGGGAGACGTCGATCTTCAGCCCCAAGGCCAGGGCATAGACCACCAGGGCCAGATTGGCATGACCGATAATGGCCACCGCCAGGGTCCCGGCACCGAAAGGCACACGGCGGATCAGCAGACGGGTATCACCCGCCAGATGGACCAGGCCCCGGACAATCCGCCAGCGATGAAGCGATACGGGCAGGCGGTCCAACTGGCTGAGAAAGGCCAGACCGGCAATGCCCGCCAGCGACAGCAGGGGAAAGACCCAGGTTCCGGGAACATCGGGCACACGGGCCAGCAAAAGCGGCTCCATGGCGGCGACCAGCAGCACCAGGCCTAAAATAGTGACGATCCGCTCCAGCATCACGGAATTGACGCTGGTCTTGAGCGACAGGCCGGAATGATGGGCCTTCCACATGCGCACCGCGTCGCCGAGAACGGGGGTCACGATGGAAAAACAGACGCCGATATAGAAGACGGGAAAGGCCTGGATCGCGGAAAAGGTCGATCTCAAGGCGCGCAGGACCAGCCACCAGCGCCCCGCCCCGATGACGATCTGGGCGATCCCCAGGGCCAGGGCCGCCGACAGCATCACGGGATCGATAGTCCTGGCCCGGCTCCACGCCTCGGTCAGATCGATATTGCGGAATGCGAACCAGATCAGTCCGACCGAAAGCCCCCCTTTGAGGAGCCACGGCAACCAGCGCTTCACCATATGTCTCGGGACCCATCAGGACGAGAGGCGGGAAGCTTTACCACATTCGGGGCGAAAGGGAATATGTCTCAGCGTTGAAATCTTACCGGCTGACGCTTGCGCCCCCAGGTCCCGGGCGCCGCCTCGAAGCGTCCTGGCAAAGGCGTGCCGCATTCCCGGCAATGCCCCTCAGGGGTCAGCGCCCAGGTGGACAGCTCGTACCAGTCCCGCCCGATCAGCAAGGCACCGCAGCCTGAGCAGTAGGTTCCGCCGCCCGCCGGATCATGGACATTGCCGGTATAGACATAACGAAGGCCGTTCCTGATGGCGATGTCGCGCGCCCGCGTGAGGGTCTCTGGCGGCGTGTTGGTCTTGTCCTTCATCTTCCAATCGGGATGGAAGGCGGAAAAGTGCAGCGGCACATCGGGGCCCAGCGCCGCCATCATCCATTTGGTCTGGGCGTCGATCTCCTCGGGAGAATCATTCTCGCCGGGGATCAGCAGGGTGGTGACCTCGACCCACACATCGGTTTCGTGCTTGAGGTAAACCAGCGTCTCCTTCACCGACTCCAGATGGGCGCCGCACAGACGGTGATAGAAATCCTCGGTGAAGGCTTTCAGATCCACATTGGCCGCGTCCATATGAGCATAGAACTCGGCCCTGGCCTCTGGCTTGATATAGCCCGCCGTCACCGCCACGGTCTTGATGCCCTGCGCGTGACAGGCCTTGGCCACATCCACGGCGTATTCCAGGAAGATCACCGGATCGTTATAGGTGAAGGCCACCGAGCGGCAGCCCAATTGCACCGCCCCCTTGGCGATCATCTCGGGATCGGCCATGTCGTTGAGGCGGTCGATCTCGCGGGCCTTGGAGATGTCCCAGTTCTGGCAGAACTTGCAGGTCAGGTTGCAACCCGCCGTGCCAAAGGACAGGATGGGTGTGCCGGGCAGAAAATGGTTGAGCGGCTTTTTCTCCACCGGATCGACGCAAAACCCGGAGGAGCGGCCATAGGTGGTCAGCACCATCCGGCCAGCCTCACTGGCGCGCACGAAGCACAAGCCGCGCTGTCCGTCGTTCAATTTGCATTCGCGCGGACAGACATCGCACTGCACCCGCCCATCCTCGAGCGTCTGCCAGTACCGTCCTGGAAAATGCGAACCCTGGATAGCGTCAGTCATGGGGGAAGAGTACCATGCCCCAAGAAGATTTTCGCGCCCGAGGCAACCCCATGACCGCCATCCGCCCCACCGCCGTGGCCGGACAGTTCTATCCCGCCGATTTCGCCGAGGCCAACCGGCAGCTTAGCGCCTTTCTCGACCATGCCGTCGCCGCACCTTGCGCTGGCAGGCGGCCCAAGGCGCTGATCGCGCCCCATGCGGGCTGGGTCTATTCCGGGCCGGTGGCGGCGGGAGCCTATGCCCTGCTGCGGCCCTTCCGGGGCTCGTGGTCGCGCGTGGTTCTGCTGGGGCCCAGCCATCGGGTGGGGTTCCAGGGCATGGCGCTGTGCTCCTCGGACCAGTGGGCCTCGCCGCTGGGCGCCGTTGCCTTGGACAAGGACTGGTCGCGTCTGGCGGGCGTGGCCGGGGTGGGCGTTCTGGATCAGGCCCATGCCCAGGAGCATTCCCTGGAAGTGCATGTTCCTTTCCTTCAGGCCACCATCGGCGACTTCACCTTGCTGCCCGTGGTGATCGGCGATGCCTCGCCCGACATGGTGGCGGGGCTGCTGGACGCCTTGTGGGGCGGTGACGAGACGCTGATCGTCATTTCCACCGATCTGTCCCACTATCTGCCCTATGACCAGTGCCGCGACACCGACGGCCAGACCGTGGCCGCCATCGAGCATTTCGACGCCTTGGCCATTTCCCGCGATGGCGCCTGCGGCCGCATTCCGGTGGGCGGATTGCTCACCGCCGCCAAGCGCCGCGGGCTGGAGATCGTGACGCTGGACGTGCGCAATTCCGGCGATACGGCGGGACCCAAGGACCGGGTGGTGGGCTATGGCTCCTGGGCATTGTTCGAGACGGAGAACAGCATGAGCGAAGCCGACCGGATCAAGGCCATGGGCCAGACTTTGCTGGACCTTGCCTGGGCTTCCATCCGCCACGGGCTGGAAACGGGCAGCCCCGCCCCGGCGCCCACTGAGCGCCCCGGCATTCTGGCCCAGCCCGGCGCGGTCTTCGTGACGCTCAACCGCCAGGGCGGCCTGCGGGGCTGCATCGGCTCGGTGATCGCCTGGCGTCCCCTGGCCGAGGATGTGGTGGACAACGCCTTCAAATCGGCCTTCAAGGACCCGCGCTTTCCCCCGCTGAGCCCAGCGGAGCTGGAGGGGCTTTCCCTGTCGCTTTCGGTGCTGACACCGCCCGTCCCCATGACATTCAAGGACCAGGAGGACATGCTGAACCAGCTTCGCCCGCGCATGGACGGGCTGATCATCGAGGATGGCGGCCTGCGCGCCCTGTTCCTGCCCTCGGTCTGGGAGCAATTGCCGGACAAGCACCAGTTCCTCGCCCATCTCAAGGCCAAGGCTGGCATGGCCGTGGACCACTGGTCGCCCGGCTTCAAGGCGTCGCGCTTCCAGGCGGTGGAGATCGGCAAGTGAAGCAATCAATACTCTCTCACGCCGAACGGACTAAGTATGGAAAAAATATCTAATTTTCAAAGTGTATTTCAGCTTGCCGTCGCGCTGAACCTTGCCGTCACGGCATTTAGCTCCATAAGAAAGAATGGAGAATCCGCCATTCTCCTGAGGATTAGCGAACTAGACCGTATAATTGATTTGATCATAAAATCAAGAACGCTAGATAAAGAAGCAAAAACGAAAAAGGCGGATCAGGCACTAGAGAAGGCAGACGCCAAGCTCACAATTTACCGGGAGTTTAAATCTAAATTTTTCTTAAACTCAAAATCACACAGGATATACGATGATGAACTAATGATATTTATGGTTGTCTCCGCATGTACATCTTTTTACCCGCTGCTTTACTCATCTATATCCCCAGAAGCAGAAATGCACGTCGTCACCATGGTAATAGTTTCTATACTTCTATACGCATCACTTACTGTTGATATTTGGCGTAGCATCACAGCCCATCGAAAATTTAATCATGACTTTCGCGATCAAATTGCATCTCTTTCAACATCCATAAAGTTGATGCGCAACGCCGATAGAAAGAGACACCCGGAGTTGTTCGAATGATCCCTCGCTTCGGTTTCGGTCAAAGCCATACCCGCGTCGAGGACCGGCGCTTCCTTACGGGCCGTGGATGCTACACCGATGACGTCAACCTGACCGGTCAGTCATACGGCATGGTGGTGCGCTCGCTGTTGCCTCACGCCGATGTGAAGGTCAATGCCGAGGCGGCGCGGAGCATGCCCGGCGTGCTGCTGATCCTGACCTATGCCGAGATGGCGGAGCAGGGCGTTGGCCCCATGGTCTGCGGCTTTTTGCCCGAGAATGCGGTGCCACGCCATCCCCGCCCCGTCATCGCCGGCCCTCGGCCGCGCCATGCGGGCGAGCCCCTGGCCTTCGTGGTGGCCGAGACCCTGGATCAGGCCCGCGACGCGGCGGAAGCGGTATTGGTGGACTATCACCCCCTGCCCCCGGTGGCCGAGGATGCCTTCGTCTGGGAGATGGGTGACGCGGCCAAGGTCGCCCAGGCCTTCGCCCAGGCCGCCCGCGTGGTGGAACTGAACCTCATCAACAACCGTCTGGCGCCGACGGCCATGGAGCCCCGCGCCTGCCTGGCCCGGCCCTTAGCCAGCGGACGCCTCGAACTGACCTCGGGTAGCCAGGGTGTGCACGAGATCAGGGATCGCCTTGCACCCGTCCTGGGCATCAAGGCCGAAAGCCTGGACGTCATCACCCCCGATGTGGGCGGCGGCTTCGGCCTCAAGATCAGCCCCTTCCCGGAACAGGCCATGGCCCTGGTGGCGGCACGCATACTCGACCGACCGGTCAAGTGGACCGCCGACCGCACCGAAAGCTTCCTCACCGACACCCATGGGCGCGGCCATGTGAGCAATGCGCGCCTGGCCCTGGATGCAACGGGACGCTTCCTGGGCCTGCAGGTGGAGACGGTGGCCGATCTGGGCGCCTATATCTCCAATTACGGCGCCTATGTGCCCACCCTGGCCGGGACCGGCATGCTGACCGGGGTCTATGACATCCCGGCCTTCCACGCCCGCGTGCGGGCCGTCCATACCAGCACCACGCCGGTGGACGCCTATCGCGGCGCGGGCAGGCCCGAGGCGGCCTATCTCATCGAACGGCTGGTAGACACCGCCGCGCGAGATACCGGGCTGTCGCCGGTGGAGATCCGCAAGCGCAACTTTATCCCGCCCGAGGCCTTCCCCTATGCCAGCGCGGGGCGCCACACCTATGATTCCGGCGAGTTTGCCCGGGTGATGGATGTGGCTTTGGAGCGATCCGGCTGGGCCGAATTCGAAACACGCCGCGCGGAAAGCAAAGGCCGCGGAAAGATGCGCGGCATTGGCCTGGCCTATTACATCGAGATTTGCGGCGGCACCTCGGGCGAGGACGTCACTTTGACGCTGACCCCCGATGGCGGCGCCGAGATCCTGGTGGGCACCCAATCCAACGGCCAGGGTCACGAGACCGCCTATGCCCAGATGGTCGCCGCCGAGCTTGGCCTGGCGATGGAGCGTATCCGGGTGGTCCAGGGCGACACGAGGCGCATCGCCAAAGGCGGCGGCGCCGGCGGATCGCGCTCGCTGTCCCAACAGGGCGGCGCCATCGCTTCGGCCGTGGAATCCTTTATCGAGCATCTGCGTCCCCAGGCCGCCAAGCTGTTGCAGGCCGAACGAGCGGAATTCGAGTCGGGCCGTTACCGGGCGGGAGAAAGCTCGGTGTCCTTCGCCCAGGTCCTGGCCGAAGCCGGAATGCCGCTCTCGGCCTCCCTGCGTTTCCGCCCTCCCGCCTCCACCTTCCCCAATGGCTGCCATGTGTGCGAGGTCGAGGTGGACCCGGAAACGGGCGAGACCGAGATCGTCCGATATACCATCGTCGATGATGTGGGCACCGTGCTCAATCCGCTGCTGCTGCGGGGCCAGATCGTCGGCGGCGCCGTCCAAGGCATCGGTCAGGCCCTGCTGGAACATGCCGTCTTCGATCCCGAAAGCGCCCAGCCGCTGACGTCGAGCCTGATCGACTATGCGGTGCCCCGGGCGGCCCATATCCCCGAGATCGACTTTTCCACCGTGGAAATCCCCTGCCGCACCCATCCTCTGGGGCTCAAGGGCGCGGGCGAGGCCGGAACCATCGGCGCGGCGCCCGCCGTGATCAACGCCGTGTGTAATGCGCTGGGTATCCGCCATATGGACATGCCCGCCACGCCTCTGGCGGTTTGGAACACCTTGAACGGAAAGCCTTGAATGGAACGCCTTGAATGACCCTGCCTACCGATCTTTCGCCCCTGCTCGCCCCCCTGGAAGACCTGGCCCGCCAAGCGGGCGCGGTAATCATGGAGGTCTATAATTCCGACTTCGCCGTGCGCGACAAGACCGACGCCTCGCCGGTTACCGAGGCCGACGAAAAGGCGGAGGCCATCATCTTGCCGGGACTGGCGGCGCTTACCCCCGGCGTGCCCGTGGTGGCCGAGGAATCGGTGGCGGCCGGGCGCATTCCCGAGATCGGCTCCGGCCCGTTCTGGCTGGTGGACCCCCTGGACGGCACCAAGGAATTCATCAAGAAGAACGGCGAGTTCACAGTGAATATCGGCCTGATCAGAGACGGCGTTCCGGTGTTGGGCGTGGTGCTGGCACCGGCGCGCGGCGAATTATGGTCGGGCACCGGCACCACCGCCTTCAAGGCCGATTCCCAGGGCCGCCGCCCCATCGCCTGCCGCCCCATTCCTGCCACGGGCGCCGTGGCCATGACCTCGCGCTCGCACCGTAACCCCGAAGCCATGGGCAAATGGCTGGCGCAATTTCCCGGCGTCAGCCTGGATTTCGCGGGCTCGTCCCTGAAATTCTGCCTGGTGGCCGAGGGCGCCGCCGATCTCTATCCCCGCTTTGGCCCCACCTGTGAATGGGACATCGCGGCGGCCAGCGCCGTGCTGATGGCGGCGGGCGGCAGTGTCGAAACCTTCGAGGGCAGGCCCATGGCCTATGGCAAGACGCCCAAATTCCTCAACCCGGACTTCATCGCGCGGGGCAAGGCGTAATTCCCTCAATAAGCGCGACCGCCAAAACGTGACAGCACTGAAAAGATCTTGATTTTTTGGCTGATTTGCGAGACCATTTGTGGGTGACGGGACCTCCCGCCACCAAACAGCCGCCGTAATGCACGTACGGTGACTTGGAGACAGCTCACAACCGGAAATGGTTGTGGCGGCGCGCGACACCGCCCCTGGGGCCGTCCCTACGACAAGCGTCAGAAAAGGCCGCTGGCTCGTCCGGCGGCCTTTTCGTTTGTGGCGATAGCGCGGACCCAGCCAATTCGCCATGCCTCCATGCGTTGAGGCCCTAGCGATTTATGTTGCAGTGCAGCATAAACATCCTATCTCATGGTCAGACCAGTTACAGGAGGTCGGCCATGCTGATCCGCAGACTTTACACCCACGAACGCGCCGATTACGCCGCCCATCTGCGGCGGCTGTCGCCCGATGACCGCCGCTTGCGCTTTGCCCGCTCGGGCGTAGCCGATCAGGTGATCGACGATTATGTGGCCGCCATTGGGGCGGGCGACCTGATCCTGGCTGCGTTTGCCGATGACGTACTGGTGGGCGCCGCCCATGTGGCCCTGAACGGGTCCGTGGCCGAAGTGGGCGTCAGCGTCGATGGGGGTCACCGCACCGACGGAATCGGTTCGCAGTTGCTGCGTCAGGCCGTCGCCTTCGCCCGCAACCGCCGGGCCGAAAAGCTTTACACCCTGTGTCTGTCGGACAACCGGTCCATGGTGGCTCTGGCGCGGCGCACGGGAATGACGGTCCATTTCGAAGGCGGCGAGGCCGAGGCTTTCCTGGACTTGCCCCCGCCCGACCCGGTGACGGTGACCGAGGAAATCAACAGCGGCCTGTTCGCCGTCTTCCACGATTGGGCCGAGATGATGGATACCTACAGCGCCATGCTGGTGAATGCCTCTTCGGCGGAGCCCATCTTGGAAGCGACAGGATTGGCGCGGACGGCCTGACGGGGGGCTTTCGCCCCTTTCCCGGCCGGGGGAGAATGAATTATGGTTCGGGCATGAGCCAGCATTCCCGCATCGAAATCCTGTCCGCCAGCCCGGCCGCCATCGCGCGGGCGGCCCGGGAACTGGCAGAGGGCGGACTCGTCGCCTTTCCCACCGAAACGGTCTATGGGCTGGGCGGCGACGCCACTTCGGACCTGGCGGTCGCCGCCATCTTCAAGGCCAAGGGCCGCCCCAGTTTCAACCCGCTAATCGCCCATGTGAGCAGTCTGGATCAGGCCGCCGCCCTGGTGGAGATCGGCGCGGACGCCCATCGTCTGGCCGAACGTTTCTGGCCCGGCCCCCTGACCCTGGTGCTGAAACGCCGCGCCGCCTCGCCCGTATCGCTACTGGCTTCGGCGGGACTTGATTCCGTGGCGGTGCGCATGCCCGACCACCCGACGGCCCTGGCCTTGATCAAGGCGGCGGGGCGCCCCCTGGCGGCGCCCTCGGCCAATCTTTCGGGCCGCGTCAGCCCGACCCGGGCCGACCATGTCGCCCAATGCCTGGATGGCCGCATCGCCATGGTGCTGGATGGCGGGCCGTGCCGGGTCGGCGTGGAATCCA from Paramagnetospirillum magnetotacticum MS-1 includes these protein-coding regions:
- a CDS encoding GNAT family N-acetyltransferase, producing MLIRRLYTHERADYAAHLRRLSPDDRRLRFARSGVADQVIDDYVAAIGAGDLILAAFADDVLVGAAHVALNGSVAEVGVSVDGGHRTDGIGSQLLRQAVAFARNRRAEKLYTLCLSDNRSMVALARRTGMTVHFEGGEAEAFLDLPPPDPVTVTEEINSGLFAVFHDWAEMMDTYSAMLVNASSAEPILEATGLARTA
- a CDS encoding xanthine dehydrogenase family protein molybdopterin-binding subunit encodes the protein MPRFGFGQSHTRVEDRRFLTGRGCYTDDVNLTGQSYGMVVRSLLPHADVKVNAEAARSMPGVLLILTYAEMAEQGVGPMVCGFLPENAVPRHPRPVIAGPRPRHAGEPLAFVVAETLDQARDAAEAVLVDYHPLPPVAEDAFVWEMGDAAKVAQAFAQAARVVELNLINNRLAPTAMEPRACLARPLASGRLELTSGSQGVHEIRDRLAPVLGIKAESLDVITPDVGGGFGLKISPFPEQAMALVAARILDRPVKWTADRTESFLTDTHGRGHVSNARLALDATGRFLGLQVETVADLGAYISNYGAYVPTLAGTGMLTGVYDIPAFHARVRAVHTSTTPVDAYRGAGRPEAAYLIERLVDTAARDTGLSPVEIRKRNFIPPEAFPYASAGRHTYDSGEFARVMDVALERSGWAEFETRRAESKGRGKMRGIGLAYYIEICGGTSGEDVTLTLTPDGGAEILVGTQSNGQGHETAYAQMVAAELGLAMERIRVVQGDTRRIAKGGGAGGSRSLSQQGGAIASAVESFIEHLRPQAAKLLQAERAEFESGRYRAGESSVSFAQVLAEAGMPLSASLRFRPPASTFPNGCHVCEVEVDPETGETEIVRYTIVDDVGTVLNPLLLRGQIVGGAVQGIGQALLEHAVFDPESAQPLTSSLIDYAVPRAAHIPEIDFSTVEIPCRTHPLGLKGAGEAGTIGAAPAVINAVCNALGIRHMDMPATPLAVWNTLNGKP
- a CDS encoding L-threonylcarbamoyladenylate synthase, with the protein product MSQHSRIEILSASPAAIARAARELAEGGLVAFPTETVYGLGGDATSDLAVAAIFKAKGRPSFNPLIAHVSSLDQAAALVEIGADAHRLAERFWPGPLTLVLKRRAASPVSLLASAGLDSVAVRMPDHPTALALIKAAGRPLAAPSANLSGRVSPTRADHVAQCLDGRIAMVLDGGPCRVGVESTVLDLTEEPPTLLRPGGVTAEELEAVLGRPLRRALETPDAPRSPGQLASHYAPSLPVRLDALAAEPGEALLGFGIAPECVLNLSPKGDLDEAAAHLFAMLRALDRPDYLGIAVMPIPERGLGLAINDRLKRAAAPRSPS
- the cysQ gene encoding 3'(2'),5'-bisphosphate nucleotidase CysQ; translation: MTLPTDLSPLLAPLEDLARQAGAVIMEVYNSDFAVRDKTDASPVTEADEKAEAIILPGLAALTPGVPVVAEESVAAGRIPEIGSGPFWLVDPLDGTKEFIKKNGEFTVNIGLIRDGVPVLGVVLAPARGELWSGTGTTAFKADSQGRRPIACRPIPATGAVAMTSRSHRNPEAMGKWLAQFPGVSLDFAGSSLKFCLVAEGAADLYPRFGPTCEWDIAAASAVLMAAGGSVETFEGRPMAYGKTPKFLNPDFIARGKA